The following proteins are co-located in the Corynebacterium aquilae DSM 44791 genome:
- a CDS encoding cation:proton antiporter: MMSVFEVIIVAAQAVVAVAMIAGVVLMLRVKDSGSRAILSDLVFLGLLASYVLWSLTHETQIAYEIMLLGTLGCLSTISLARILSNGRR, encoded by the coding sequence GTGATGAGTGTTTTTGAGGTCATCATTGTTGCCGCCCAAGCAGTGGTCGCTGTTGCGATGATTGCTGGTGTGGTGTTGATGTTGCGGGTGAAGGACTCTGGTTCCCGCGCCATTTTGTCCGACCTGGTGTTTTTGGGGTTGTTGGCGTCATATGTGTTGTGGTCGTTGACCCATGAGACGCAGATTGCCTACGAGATCATGTTGCTGGGCACTTTGGGTTGCCTGTCGACGATTTCTTTGGCCCGGATCCTGTCGAATGGCCGGAGGTAA
- a CDS encoding monovalent cation/H+ antiporter subunit E — protein MTNKEIVSSSGPAKASGVGKVFHAVGYGVWLFGQVYVGAWEILRRTLKPSVGYCPVVVRYPLRVRSQKLIAAFSTSITMTPGTMSIGLRDPDAEGVPRTLLVHAVFGEDPDEVLAGLRDMEERLAPEIKGRTGA, from the coding sequence ATGACGAACAAAGAGATTGTGTCCAGTTCTGGGCCCGCCAAAGCTTCGGGTGTGGGGAAGGTTTTCCACGCTGTGGGCTATGGGGTGTGGCTGTTTGGCCAGGTGTATGTGGGGGCGTGGGAGATTTTGCGCCGCACGTTGAAGCCTTCTGTGGGTTATTGCCCGGTGGTGGTGCGTTATCCGCTGCGGGTGCGTAGCCAGAAGCTGATTGCGGCGTTTTCGACGTCGATTACGATGACGCCGGGCACCATGTCGATTGGTTTGCGCGATCCTGATGCTGAGGGGGTGCCGCGCACGTTATTGGTTCATGCTGTTTTTGGTGAGGACCCGGATGAGGTGTTGGCGGGTTTGCGTGACATGGAGGAGCGTCTTGCTCCGGAGATTAAAGGAAGGACGGGCGCGTGA
- a CDS encoding Ohr family peroxiredoxin, with protein sequence MAQALYTATVTSTGGGRDGRVESPAGDLALDVRPPAALGGAGEAANPELLFAAAWASCFNGALQLMMKNAGVDVAKFAPAVTANVTLNKDDSDGGFRLSGEITVAFDNADELDNAAELVAQAHQFCPYSKAVRGDFDAEARLA encoded by the coding sequence ATGGCACAAGCCCTGTACACCGCAACCGTCACCTCCACCGGCGGCGGCCGCGACGGTCGCGTCGAATCCCCCGCCGGCGATCTCGCACTCGACGTACGACCCCCGGCAGCACTCGGCGGTGCAGGCGAAGCCGCCAACCCGGAACTGCTCTTTGCCGCAGCATGGGCCTCCTGCTTCAACGGCGCCCTGCAACTGATGATGAAAAACGCCGGCGTCGACGTCGCAAAATTTGCGCCCGCAGTCACCGCAAACGTCACCCTCAACAAGGATGACAGCGACGGCGGCTTCCGACTGTCCGGCGAAATCACCGTCGCCTTCGACAATGCCGACGAACTCGACAACGCTGCCGAACTCGTCGCCCAGGCACACCAGTTCTGCCCCTACTCCAAGGCCGTGCGCGGCGACTTCGACGCCGAAGCGCGACTGGCCTAA
- a CDS encoding SpaA isopeptide-forming pilin-related protein — MRKTHLMRGIARRSLALASAFGVALGASLVVGPATVQAYTYAEIEPNSGASPTVATTMSHSFAEGVEPAPNAEFTYNGTATIGGLNEPGTAYSAKVSVSAGGVGSFKGDVTADSFKVDGDATVSKVEKDGDSYIATIDNLTGDTTVTFTHPGVVDSQAGPGMRVTGSMQARVDVTPTISYAGRGYIGFQGNNGTIADCEGSQVYQYEIGDSGAWLADIKFGDVEGKYKVMPDNGALKPASQAEVLNYTKNTINIQTADGRDITGEIMDMSKYNPDDPSKPFAPGNASAYPNTRWVDSVNFPYDPATWTGKAWLPAGTVVTIDRGVTYGACTGNGISTDLTAKRELGVNMDIARVNTSETDLAVDSFTLPGEVAPRDLCEDLVYSNGDSTKATVKLGQATLLPNGKLAAKLVGTTEVGTEAIAIPHAKEYHNRIYYLTKSHGLYYYDANDGSNNFVGTIFKFDQEKNKQPFAAAFDQNDQLIFMANTKLKTWYSLDVLSGSTRPVEYPYKPTNLTPNSYVRDIAFDKAGNAYFTANASNTDDTGVQLYKLPVGTTKAIKLGSPESGSVNGLAFGKDGKLYAGSGNNIWRVDTETGELTKVPWNNGGPSGIGDLTSCNYDVPEPPTGGTPEFSVEKSAIDPSTGAVVKAGESAGNGVTIAQNGTGTVQYLVTVTNKGSGAGTPEAITDNISVPAGFKVENVQIKDLSKASDNVSDQGNKTELTLQAGELGGTNNSQSWLITVKVKADDPASIDWSAIGECNTEGAGQPGTGFFNSVTMTDDKDGDENNDACVPVNPKGKLILKKRIIDSSTGAEVAPEDLDKFNLSASNIANDPSGVVGTNGATAAVNPGTYQLAESPKDNGETTGYYQFGAWECDGGELNAPESQIKVAANETVTCTVTNTRTPKVHIEKFANDATEDNPHKGKPVVADADGNVDMVYKVVVTNDSNFAGNVGAISDTFGIPAGMEWRTGANATVAEAEGVQQGTTVGLKSEITEAELEDYEISSGVNSKRFDLNIAEGITDMGPGTHTYIVTVPLRITASPTTEEGKQQLATLGECEDKSTENGTKHTTTAKGVANRTTLIGEDYTYNSEGSIKDNVACIPVVLPKVHVEKLAADPSDGNSHIGKPIAVPKNGEFTTSYKIVVTNNTDSDEPVTTGAITDTFTVPEGLVWDGSKKATVTDDNADTADANGAAEGLVTELSQEQLAGGAEIATKVVNLPKDATHTFTITIPLKLDTADSGKENPDQPGTNLTNAQANESKLGTCEDNPESLTPGVTTKTSGIANQVSLVGEDQTYNDKTWEKDNIACVPIELPGTWKVQKEAKTDDGWAAKGAPIKAGTTQTGYEVTTTYRVRVTNNGSKAGTHPEIYDNPSLPSPWNIDSVKIAKTEADLASAPALEAEEKGYKIPFTESVEGFRSAEYFIQVHATADNVLPEEWEKIGECNVEKGGNAKLGAFNKVTMEDDTDGEDNNDACVPVTPGESPKVPGPSIEKTDINGTPVAGAVFALYDQDPSGAVEPIEVLQGTDGSEKWDATTKPASKFTMETKLERGKTYWIKELKSPSSEYTLLPVPLKFIAKDTSVYVPMDGMNEAPGVCPDSKPDCSEEEKTRTIDGGTYTLTGNVLKVADPRAGELPKAGGIGHWTLAGGAGVLIMVSLMFMFRANPRRN, encoded by the coding sequence GTGAGGAAAACTCACCTGATGCGCGGTATCGCGCGGCGCTCCCTCGCCTTGGCGAGTGCTTTTGGTGTCGCGCTCGGTGCCTCACTGGTCGTCGGCCCGGCCACCGTGCAGGCCTACACCTATGCCGAGATTGAGCCGAACTCTGGCGCAAGCCCCACCGTGGCGACCACCATGAGCCACTCCTTCGCGGAGGGTGTCGAGCCCGCGCCCAATGCCGAGTTCACCTACAACGGCACCGCCACCATCGGCGGTCTGAACGAGCCTGGCACTGCCTACAGTGCCAAGGTCTCGGTCAGTGCCGGCGGCGTCGGCTCCTTCAAGGGCGATGTCACCGCTGACAGCTTCAAGGTCGACGGTGACGCCACTGTCAGCAAGGTCGAAAAGGACGGCGATTCTTACATCGCCACCATCGACAACCTCACTGGCGACACCACCGTCACCTTCACCCACCCCGGTGTCGTTGACTCTCAGGCTGGTCCGGGTATGCGTGTCACCGGTTCCATGCAGGCCCGTGTCGACGTGACGCCCACCATCTCCTACGCTGGTCGCGGCTACATCGGCTTCCAGGGCAACAACGGCACCATCGCCGACTGTGAAGGCTCCCAGGTCTACCAGTATGAAATCGGTGACTCCGGTGCATGGCTCGCCGACATCAAGTTCGGCGACGTTGAGGGCAAGTACAAGGTCATGCCCGACAATGGTGCGCTGAAGCCTGCATCCCAGGCTGAAGTTCTCAACTACACGAAGAACACCATTAACATCCAAACCGCTGATGGTCGCGACATCACCGGCGAGATCATGGATATGTCTAAGTACAATCCTGATGATCCTTCCAAGCCTTTCGCCCCGGGCAACGCGTCTGCTTACCCGAACACCCGCTGGGTCGACTCGGTCAACTTCCCCTACGATCCCGCCACCTGGACCGGTAAAGCATGGCTGCCGGCCGGCACCGTCGTCACCATCGACCGTGGTGTGACCTATGGCGCATGTACCGGCAACGGTATCTCCACCGACCTCACTGCAAAGCGTGAGCTCGGCGTGAACATGGATATCGCCCGTGTGAACACCAGTGAAACCGACCTGGCCGTTGACAGCTTTACGCTGCCCGGCGAGGTTGCCCCAAGGGACCTGTGTGAAGACCTCGTTTACTCAAACGGTGACTCCACCAAGGCCACTGTGAAACTTGGTCAAGCGACCCTTCTGCCTAACGGCAAGTTGGCTGCGAAGCTTGTCGGCACCACTGAAGTTGGCACCGAGGCTATCGCTATTCCGCACGCCAAGGAATATCACAACCGCATCTACTACCTGACCAAGAGTCACGGCCTGTACTACTACGATGCGAACGATGGATCCAACAACTTTGTTGGCACCATTTTTAAGTTCGATCAGGAAAAGAATAAGCAGCCCTTCGCTGCCGCATTCGATCAGAACGACCAGCTGATCTTCATGGCCAACACCAAGCTGAAGACTTGGTACTCCCTGGACGTTCTTAGCGGCTCTACTAGGCCGGTTGAGTACCCCTATAAGCCCACTAACTTGACGCCGAACTCCTACGTGCGTGATATCGCGTTTGATAAGGCGGGTAACGCCTACTTCACGGCGAACGCCAGCAACACTGATGACACCGGTGTGCAGCTCTATAAGCTCCCTGTGGGTACCACAAAGGCTATTAAGTTGGGTTCTCCTGAGTCCGGCTCCGTCAACGGCCTTGCCTTCGGTAAGGACGGAAAGCTTTATGCGGGTTCTGGCAACAACATTTGGCGAGTTGACACCGAGACTGGGGAACTGACCAAAGTTCCTTGGAACAATGGTGGCCCCAGTGGTATTGGCGATTTGACCTCCTGTAACTACGACGTCCCGGAGCCCCCTACAGGCGGTACCCCGGAATTCTCCGTGGAGAAGTCTGCCATCGACCCCTCCACCGGTGCGGTCGTGAAGGCTGGCGAGTCTGCAGGTAACGGCGTCACTATCGCTCAGAATGGTACCGGCACCGTCCAGTACCTCGTCACTGTGACTAATAAGGGTTCCGGGGCTGGCACCCCTGAAGCCATCACCGACAACATCTCTGTCCCCGCAGGCTTCAAGGTCGAAAACGTTCAGATCAAGGACCTCAGCAAGGCCAGCGACAACGTTTCCGACCAGGGAAACAAGACTGAACTGACCCTGCAGGCCGGCGAACTCGGCGGCACCAACAACAGCCAGTCCTGGCTCATCACCGTCAAGGTGAAGGCCGACGACCCCGCTAGCATCGACTGGTCCGCCATCGGAGAATGCAACACTGAAGGCGCCGGCCAGCCCGGCACCGGCTTTTTCAACTCCGTCACCATGACGGACGACAAGGACGGCGACGAGAACAACGACGCGTGTGTTCCCGTCAATCCCAAGGGCAAGCTGATCCTGAAGAAGCGCATCATCGACAGCAGCACTGGCGCCGAGGTTGCACCCGAGGATCTCGACAAGTTCAACCTGTCCGCATCCAACATCGCCAACGACCCCTCCGGCGTCGTCGGCACCAACGGTGCGACCGCTGCCGTGAACCCCGGTACCTACCAGCTGGCAGAGTCCCCCAAGGACAACGGTGAAACCACCGGCTACTACCAGTTCGGTGCATGGGAGTGCGACGGCGGCGAGCTGAACGCGCCCGAATCCCAGATCAAGGTTGCGGCCAACGAAACCGTCACCTGTACGGTCACCAACACCCGTACGCCCAAGGTACACATCGAGAAGTTCGCCAACGACGCTACCGAGGACAACCCGCACAAGGGCAAGCCCGTCGTCGCTGACGCCGACGGCAACGTCGACATGGTCTACAAGGTTGTCGTCACCAACGACTCCAACTTCGCCGGCAACGTCGGCGCCATCTCCGATACCTTCGGCATCCCCGCCGGCATGGAATGGCGCACCGGCGCCAACGCCACCGTCGCAGAGGCCGAAGGCGTGCAACAGGGCACTACCGTGGGCCTGAAGTCCGAAATCACTGAGGCTGAACTCGAGGACTACGAGATCAGCAGTGGTGTCAACAGCAAGCGTTTCGACCTGAACATTGCTGAGGGCATCACCGACATGGGCCCGGGCACCCACACCTACATCGTCACTGTGCCGCTGCGGATCACTGCTTCCCCCACCACCGAAGAGGGCAAGCAGCAGCTGGCCACCCTCGGCGAGTGTGAAGACAAGTCCACCGAAAATGGCACCAAGCACACCACCACCGCTAAGGGCGTTGCCAACCGCACCACCCTGATTGGTGAGGACTACACCTACAACAGTGAGGGCTCCATCAAGGACAACGTTGCGTGTATCCCGGTGGTTCTGCCCAAGGTTCACGTTGAGAAGCTCGCGGCCGATCCTTCCGACGGCAACTCGCACATCGGCAAGCCGATCGCGGTTCCGAAGAACGGTGAGTTCACCACCTCCTACAAGATCGTGGTGACCAACAACACCGACTCTGACGAGCCCGTCACCACCGGTGCCATCACCGACACCTTCACCGTGCCGGAAGGCCTGGTGTGGGACGGCAGCAAGAAGGCGACCGTCACCGACGACAACGCCGACACTGCTGATGCCAACGGTGCAGCCGAAGGCCTCGTCACCGAGCTGAGCCAAGAACAGCTCGCCGGTGGTGCTGAGATCGCAACCAAGGTTGTGAACCTGCCCAAGGACGCGACCCACACCTTCACCATCACCATCCCGCTGAAGCTGGACACCGCTGATTCCGGTAAGGAAAACCCGGACCAGCCCGGCACCAACTTGACCAATGCCCAGGCCAACGAGTCCAAGCTGGGTACCTGTGAGGACAACCCGGAGTCTTTGACCCCTGGTGTCACCACCAAGACCTCCGGTATCGCTAACCAGGTGTCCCTGGTTGGTGAGGACCAGACCTACAACGACAAGACCTGGGAAAAGGACAACATTGCCTGTGTCCCGATCGAGTTGCCTGGTACCTGGAAGGTGCAGAAGGAAGCCAAGACCGATGACGGTTGGGCTGCCAAGGGTGCTCCTATTAAGGCTGGCACCACTCAGACCGGCTATGAGGTGACCACCACCTACCGCGTGCGTGTCACCAACAACGGTTCCAAGGCCGGCACCCACCCGGAGATCTACGACAACCCGTCCCTGCCCTCCCCGTGGAACATTGACTCCGTCAAGATCGCCAAGACTGAAGCCGACCTGGCTTCCGCCCCGGCGCTCGAGGCCGAGGAAAAGGGCTACAAGATCCCCTTCACCGAAAGCGTTGAAGGTTTCCGCTCCGCCGAATACTTCATCCAGGTGCACGCCACCGCCGACAATGTTCTTCCCGAAGAATGGGAAAAGATCGGCGAGTGCAACGTGGAAAAGGGCGGCAACGCCAAGCTGGGCGCCTTTAACAAAGTGACCATGGAAGACGACACCGACGGCGAAGACAACAACGACGCCTGTGTGCCCGTCACCCCGGGCGAGTCCCCGAAGGTTCCTGGCCCGTCGATTGAGAAGACCGACATCAACGGCACCCCCGTTGCCGGCGCAGTCTTCGCCCTCTACGACCAGGACCCCAGCGGCGCCGTTGAACCCATCGAGGTTCTCCAGGGCACTGACGGTTCCGAAAAGTGGGACGCCACCACCAAGCCGGCTTCCAAGTTCACCATGGAAACCAAGCTGGAGCGCGGCAAGACCTACTGGATCAAGGAGCTGAAGTCGCCGTCCTCCGAGTACACCCTGCTGCCGGTCCCGCTGAAGTTCATCGCCAAGGACACCAGCGTCTACGTCCCCATGGACGGGATGAACGAAGCCCCCGGCGTCTGCCCAGACTCCAAGCCGGACTGCTCCGAGGAAGAAAAGACCCGCACCATCGATGGTGGCACCTACACCCTGACCGGTAACGTGCTCAAGGTCGCCGACCCCCGCGCCGGCGAACTGCCCAAGGCTGGTGGCATCGGCCACTGGACCCTGGCAGGTGGCGCAGGCGTCCTGATCATGGTCAGCCTGATGTTCATGTTCCGCGCAAACCCGCGCCGCAACTAA
- a CDS encoding monovalent cation/H+ antiporter subunit D family protein has translation MDMLLPLFVAVPLACSAVAAIAPWRVVRDVLALLAPAGIAVGGAALFVYTQSGHTTVAHNVGLYTGGVSIPFVADAFSAVMLTTTGIVAVAANWFAIVVGETRARFYPALALMLSAGVCGALLTGDLFNLFVFIEVMLLPSYGLITMTGTFSRLAGGRTFVLVNLLTSTILLVGVAFVYANAGTANIAALAGAAAGHGPVTVAMGLVVIALAIKSGLFPVHTWLPRTYPGTSPAVMALFSGLHTKVAVYALMRIMVVIFDLDPRWNTVIIVVCVASMLVGAYAGLGEHTIRQVIGYQMVNGMPFILVVLAFTAGDARRALAAGIFYMIHHMITVGGLVLTAGAVEETYGTGKFTRLSGLARRDPLVATVFAAAAFSIVGLPPFSGVWGKLFIVMEVAREADWKAAFVIAVIAVASFGALLSMMRLWREVFWGKDMNPEKVPETLVVATSKLLPGATLTLFSVALFFLAGFLVSATMAAAGGMLDVDGYVHAVLGSHPLAAAAAAGH, from the coding sequence ATGGATATGTTGTTGCCTTTGTTTGTTGCTGTGCCGCTGGCGTGTTCAGCGGTGGCGGCTATCGCCCCGTGGCGGGTGGTGCGTGATGTGCTGGCGCTGCTGGCGCCGGCCGGTATTGCGGTGGGTGGCGCGGCGTTGTTCGTCTACACCCAGTCTGGTCACACGACGGTGGCCCACAATGTGGGCCTGTACACCGGCGGTGTGTCGATTCCTTTCGTCGCGGATGCGTTTTCTGCGGTGATGTTGACGACGACGGGCATTGTTGCGGTGGCGGCGAACTGGTTCGCCATTGTCGTCGGTGAGACCCGGGCGCGTTTCTATCCGGCGTTGGCGCTGATGCTGTCTGCCGGTGTGTGTGGCGCCTTGTTGACGGGTGATTTGTTCAACCTGTTTGTGTTCATTGAGGTCATGTTGCTGCCGAGTTATGGCTTGATCACGATGACGGGTACGTTCTCCCGCTTGGCGGGTGGCCGTACTTTCGTGTTGGTGAACTTGTTGACGTCGACGATTCTGTTGGTGGGTGTGGCGTTTGTGTACGCCAATGCCGGCACCGCGAATATTGCGGCGTTGGCGGGTGCTGCGGCGGGTCATGGCCCGGTGACTGTGGCGATGGGCCTGGTGGTGATCGCGTTGGCGATTAAGTCCGGCTTGTTCCCGGTGCACACCTGGTTGCCGCGCACTTATCCGGGTACTTCGCCTGCGGTGATGGCGCTGTTTTCTGGTTTGCACACCAAGGTTGCGGTGTATGCGTTGATGCGCATCATGGTGGTCATTTTTGACCTGGATCCGCGGTGGAACACCGTGATCATCGTGGTGTGTGTGGCCAGCATGCTGGTGGGCGCGTATGCGGGCCTCGGGGAGCACACGATTCGCCAGGTCATTGGCTACCAGATGGTTAACGGTATGCCGTTCATCCTGGTGGTGTTGGCGTTTACGGCGGGGGATGCTCGTCGTGCGTTGGCGGCCGGTATTTTCTACATGATTCACCACATGATCACGGTCGGTGGTTTGGTGTTGACTGCTGGTGCGGTGGAGGAAACTTATGGCACCGGTAAGTTCACTCGCTTGTCTGGTTTGGCGCGCCGCGATCCGCTGGTGGCGACGGTGTTTGCTGCCGCGGCCTTTTCGATTGTTGGTTTGCCGCCGTTTTCTGGCGTGTGGGGCAAGCTGTTCATCGTGATGGAGGTTGCCCGCGAGGCGGACTGGAAGGCCGCTTTTGTAATCGCTGTGATTGCGGTGGCGTCTTTCGGCGCGTTGCTGTCGATGATGCGGCTGTGGCGCGAGGTGTTTTGGGGTAAGGATATGAATCCGGAGAAGGTCCCCGAAACCCTGGTGGTGGCGACGTCGAAGCTGTTGCCTGGTGCAACGTTGACGTTGTTCAGTGTTGCGCTGTTCTTCCTGGCTGGTTTCTTGGTGTCTGCCACGATGGCGGCCGCCGGGGGCATGCTGGATGTGGATGGTTATGTGCATGCGGTGTTAGGTTCCCACCCCTTGGCGGCTGCTGCTGCCGCTGGGCATTAA
- a CDS encoding Na+/H+ antiporter subunit G, protein MSISEMLTLVPVLAGVVAFVLCAVAVWRAPDALSRANVLSIIPGVALPLMIMGKLFHDWSTVGFDAHDFVRAVLSIAGLLVVVSVASFTMGRSIYGVSVEDARIIKREQAARDKQQDAPEENTPDGGDQQAAKGGSQPEGAKKQQPTLSPQEIAERVKKKKKRKMK, encoded by the coding sequence ATGAGTATTTCCGAAATGTTGACGTTGGTGCCGGTGCTTGCCGGTGTGGTGGCGTTTGTGTTGTGTGCGGTCGCGGTGTGGCGCGCCCCGGATGCGTTGTCGCGCGCTAATGTGCTGTCGATTATTCCGGGTGTGGCGTTGCCGCTGATGATCATGGGTAAGTTGTTCCATGATTGGTCGACGGTGGGTTTTGATGCGCATGATTTTGTGCGCGCTGTGCTGTCGATTGCTGGTTTGCTGGTGGTTGTCAGTGTCGCGTCGTTCACGATGGGCCGTTCCATTTACGGCGTGTCTGTGGAGGATGCGCGGATCATTAAGCGGGAGCAGGCCGCTCGGGACAAGCAGCAGGATGCGCCGGAGGAAAACACCCCGGATGGTGGCGATCAGCAGGCGGCCAAAGGTGGCTCCCAGCCTGAGGGTGCTAAAAAGCAGCAGCCTACTTTGTCGCCGCAGGAGATCGCTGAGCGGGTGAAGAAGAAAAAGAAGCGCAAGATGAAGTAG